One Methylorubrum extorquens genomic window, TGCGGCATCCTCTATCACATGCTCGACCCGCTCGAACTGATCCGGCTCGCCGCCGCGCGCTCCGACCGGTTGTTCATCTGGACGCATTACTACGCCCCGCAGGCGCGCCTGCGCCGCCACGTGCCGCGTGCCGTCGAGCACGAGGGCTTGCGCCTCACCCTGCACGAACTGACCTATCGCGACCGCGGGCTCGCCACCTTCTGGGGCGGCAACCAGGGCCGGACCCGCTGGATCGAGCTGCCCGACCTCATCCGGGTGCTCGCCCATCACGGGCTGACCGAGACGACGATCATCGCCGACGACCCCGACTTCGTGAACGGCCCGGCCGTGACGCTTGCCGCGCAGCGGCCCGGCGCCGCTTCACCCGCTTGACCCGTCCGGCACGGGCTCCCTACACACTCGGACAGGCGCCGATCCGGCGGTGCCGGCACTGAAGTCGAAGAGAATGACCGAGCGCGTCGATCCGAAGAAGCTCATCAAGGGCGGCCTGCACGACTGGGAGGTCGTGATTGGCATGGAGATCCACGCTCAGGTCACGAGCCGCTCCAAGCTGTTCTCCGGCGCGTCCACCGCCTTCGGCGGCGAGCCCAACGACCACGTTTCGCTGGTCGATGCGGCCATGCCCGGCATGCTGCCGGTCATCAACGAGGAATGCGTCGCCCAGGCCGTGCGCACCGGCCTCGGCCTGAAGGCTAAGATCAATCACCGCTCGGTGTTCGACCGGAAGAACTACTTCTACCCGGACCTGCCGCAGGGTTACCAGATCTCGCAGTACAAGGACCCGATCGTCGGTGAGGGCGAGGTGCTGGTCGATCTGCCCGAGGGCGAGTCGATCACGGTCGGCGTCGAGCGGTTGCACCTCGAGCAGGATGCCGGCAAGTCCCTGCACGATCAGGATCCGACCAAGAGCTTCGTCGATCTCAACCGCTCCGGCGTGGCGCTGATGGAGATCGTCTCCCGGCCCGATCTGCGCTCCTCGGAGGAGGCCAGGGCCTACGTGACGAAGCTGCGCACGATTCTGCGCTACCTCGGCACCTGCGACGGCGACATGGAGAAGGGGAATCTCCGCGCCGACGTGAACGTCTCCGTGCGCCGCCCCGGCGAGCCGCTCGGCACGCGCTGCGAGATCAAGAACGTCAACTCGATCCGCTTCATCGGCCAGGCCATCGAGACCGAGGCGCGCCGCCAGATCGCGATCCTAGAGGATGGCGGCAAGATTGATCAGGAGACGCGCCTCTACGACCCGGCCAAGGGCGAGACCCGCTCGATGCGCTCGAAGGAAGAGGCGCACGACTATCGCTACTTCCCCGATCCCGACCTCCTGCCGCTCGAATTCGATCAGGCCTACGTCGATGCGCTGGCCTCGGGCCTGCCGGAACTGCCGGACGCCAAGAAGGCGCGCTTCATCAAAGATTTCGGCCTCAGCGCCTACGATGCTGGCGTGCTCGTCGCCGAGCGCGCCTCGGCCGACTACTTCGAGGCGGTGGCCCGCGGACGCGACGGCAAGGCCGCCGCGAACTGGGTCATCAACGAGCTGTTCGGCCGTCTCAACAAGGAGGGGCGCAGCATCGAGGAAACGCCGGTCTCCGCCGAGCAGCTCGGGGGCATCGTCGATCTGATCGGCGACGGCGTGATCTCGGGCAAGATCGCCAAGGATCTGTTCGAGATCGTCTGGTCCGAAGGCGGCGACCCGCGCGAAATCGTCGAGACCCGCGGCATGAAGCAGGTCACCGATACCGGAGCCATCGAGGCGGCGGTGGACGCCATCATCGCCGCCAACCCCGACAAGGTCGAGCAGGCCAAGGCCAAGCCGACCCTGCTCGGCTGGTTCGTCGGCCAGACCATGAAGGCGACCGGTGGCAAGGCCAACCCGGCGGCCGTCAATGCGCTGCTGAAGGACAAGCTCGGTATCGAGTAGGGCCGGAGCCTAATCGCGCGTGGGATTTCGCGGCAAATAGCGATTTCGGGCCGCCGTCGAAGAAATTTGCGGTTGGCGGCCGGCGATCAGGACCGCATCAGGACGCCCGGGCGGGGAAAAAGACCTTTCCGGGATTAGCATCGGCCATCGAACGTCCTTTAACCTCGAGCTGAGACGTTTCGCTTCATTCCACAAGCCTCGGGTGCCGGTTTTGGTCCGGCGCCTGTGGGGAAGCCAAGCTATGACAGCGTCCCGTCCGGTGCCACCCAGAGACCGTGGAGCCGCCGCACTTGTGCGGCGCGTACCGGGGGCGACCGGCCTGGAGAGCCATCTCGAGGCCCTGTGCCGCTCCGCCGCCGAATTCTTTGCCGTTCCCATGGCGGCGATCGCACTCGTCGACGAGGATCGCTTCCGTTTTCGCGCCCGCTACGGTGTCGAGGATGACGGCATCGACCGCGAGGGCGCCTTCTGCAATCACACGATCCGGCGGCAGCGCGGCGATGCCCTCGTGGTGCCGGATCTGATCCGCGACGAGCGCTTCGTCCGCTCTCCCCTCGTCGTCGGCGCGCCGCATGCCCGCTTCTACGCGGGTCTGGCGATCACTTCGGAGGCCGGCCGGCCCATCGGCACGATGTGCCTGATGGATCGGGTGCCGCGGCACGATTTCTCACCCGACCAAGTGCGGATCCTGCAGGAGTTGGCGCTCGTCGCCGAGGCGCATCTCCGACTGGACGAAGCCCGACTGGCGAGCGAGGCCGAAGCGGCGGAACGCTGGCAGGCGGAGGCGCGTCTCGTGGAATGGGAAGCGCGCCTGCGGGTGACCGAGGCGGCGCACGCCATGGCCGAGCGCATCGCCGCCTTCGGCCACTGGCGGATCGACGTCGCCGGCCGCACCATCGCTTGGTCGGAAGGGATCGCCCGGATCTTCGGGCGCAACGCCGGACTCGCGACGCTGCCGCTCGAAACGCATTTCGGCTTCTACCATCCGGACGACCTCGTGCGGGTCCGGGCTTCCATCGATGCGGCACTCGCCGGTCGCGGCCGGAGCTCCAGCGGAGGCTACGAGCACCGCTCCCGCCTCCTCCGTCCCGACGGCGAGGTGCGGGTTGTGGCCGTGCACGGGCTCGGCGAGCACGACGAGTCCGGTCGTCTCGTCTCGATCTTCGGCGTCTGCCTCGACGTGACCGAACTGGTCCATTCCGAGCAGCGCCTGCGCCAGACGGGCGAGGCGATGCGCGCCACCCTCGAAGCGATGGACCAGGGCCTCGTGATGATCGGCCCGGACGACCGGGTCCAGGTCCACAACCAGCGCGCCCGCGACCTTCTCGACCTGTCGGACGAGGTTCTGCACGAGGGCGCGTCCTTCGAGATGGTCAGGCGTCACTTCGCGCAGCGCGGCGAGTTCCGCACGGCCCCGCCCGAAACCCGGGAATGGCTGGAACGCGGTGCGCCTCCGTCCGGGATACAGAGCTACGAGGGCACGCGGCCCAACGGGACGATCTTGGAGACGCGGCTCGCGCCGATGGCCTCCGGCGGCCTCGTCTGCACCTACACCGACCTGACCGAGCGCCGCCAGGGCGAAGCGGCCCTGCGCTCGGCCGAGACCGACTACCAGTCCTTGTTCCAGAACGCGGTGATCGGCGTTTACCGTGCCCGGCTCGACGGCGGCATCGTCCAGGCCAACCGGGCGCTGGCCCGGCTGCACGGCTATGACGGCGGGCTCGCGCCGGCCGAGGGCTTCAACCACGATTGGTATGTCGAGCCGGGCCGGCACGCCGCCTTCCTGAAATCTCTGGAGACGGAGGGCCATGTCGAGGATTTCGTGTCCGAGGTGCGCCGTCACGTCGGCGGCGAGCGCATCTGGGTCGCGGAGACCGCCTGGGTCGTGCGCGACGCTGAGGGCAAGCCGGTCTGGTTCGAGGGCACCGTCGCCGACGCGACCGAGCGCAAGCGCGCCCAGGCGCTGATCGAGCACATGGCCCGCTACGACGCGCTCACCGGGCTGCCCAATCGCCGGCTGTTCCAGGAAACCCTGAGCCGTGAGATCGACGGGGCCCGGCGCGACGGCGGCTGGGTGGCGGTGCTGTGCTGCGACCTCGACCGCTTCAAGGCGGTCAACGACACCTTCGGCCATCCCGCGGGCGACGCTTTGCTCCGCGTCGTCGCGGGCCGCCTCCGCGGTGCCTTGCGCGATGACGACGTGGTGGCCCGGCTCGGCGGCGACGAGTTCGCCATCATCCTGCCGGGCCGGGGTGAGCCCCGCCGCATCGCCGCCGTCACCCGCCGGTTGACCCAGGCCGCCGGCCGGCCGGTCGATCTTGGCGGCCCCGCCGCCACCGTCGGCATCAGCATCGGCGTGGCGGTCTGGCCGAAGCACGGCGACAGCGCCGATACCCTGTTCAAGAACGCCGACATCGCCCTCTACCGGGCCAAGGATTCCGGGCGCAACACCTTCCGCTTCTACGAGAGCGGGATGGATCTCGCGGTTGCGACCCGCAACCTGCTGGAGATCGACATGCGCGAGTCGATCCGCTCCGGCGGGTTCGCGCTGCACTACCAACCGATCTTCGCCCTCGCGGACGGGGCGGCGCAGGGCTTCGAGGCGCTGCTGCGCTGGGATCATCCGGTGCGCGGTCCGGTCTCGCCGGGCACCTTCATTCCGCTGGCGGAGGAGACCGGCCTCATCACCCAACTCGGCGCCTGGGCGCTGCACGAGGCCTGCCGCGAGGCGGCCTCGTGGCCGGGCGATCTGCGGGTCGCGGTCAACGTCTCGGCGGTGCAGTTCCGCAAGCCCGGGCTGGAGCAGAGCGTCGTGCGCGCGCTCGCGGCCTCGGGCCTGCGGGCCGACCGGCTCGAACTGGAGATCACCGAGAGCGTGCTGATACAGGATGCGGAGGCCGTGATCGGCTGCCTCCACCGCCTGCGCGCCATGGGCGTGCGGATCGCGCTCGACGATTTCGGCACCGGCTACTCGTCGCTAAGCTACCTGTGCCGGTTCCCATTCGACAAGATCAAGATCGACCGCTCCTTCGTCCGCGACATCGACGAGCCTGTGGCGGCGGCCGTGGTGCGGGCGGTCGTAGGCTTGGGTGAGCGTCTCGGCATGGCCATCACCGCCGAGGGCGTGGAGACGCAGAAGCAGTTGGCGCGGGTGCGGCGCAAGGGCTGCACCGAGGTGCAGGGCTTCCTGCTCGGCCGGCCGCTGCCCGCCGCGGAGGCCATGATACTCGTCGCGGAGTGGGCGGCGGCGTGAGCCGATGCGCGAGGAGGCTCGACGGCGGTACCTGTCGAGGACGGATGTGTGTAAGTCCTCAGCGGAGAGCGAACCGGTACGTTGACGGGAAAGGCTGAAATTTAAGAGTAATCGGCTATCCCTTCAGTCGTGACGTCGCGGGTGAGAGCGGTGCCCGCCCACGTTGGGTCGGGCACCGCTCGATCCTCTTGTTTTGCCGCGCTTTCTTTCGACGAACCGGGACCCGCTTCGTCGGACAGCGCTCGAGGGGCGGTGATGCCGGGACAGATGCAGCAGGCGGATCCGGACCTCGACCGCGCCCTGGCTCCTGCGCACCGCGCCTGGGAGGCGCTCCGGGAGCATGCCCTGCCGCCCTCCCCGCGGAACTACGAATTGCTGCACGTCTTCTTCACCGGTGCCAATCCACCGCTGAGTGAACGCCTCGCGCCCTGCCTTGCACCCGGTGGGACGCTGACCGAGGAGCAGGCGAGCGCGCTCTACGACACCTGCATCGCCGCGACCGCGTCGGAGGCCTCCGTGCTCGACGGGGCCGGCCGGCTCGCGGAAGCGGCCGGTGCCCTGGCGGAACGCGTCGCGGGCAGCCGGAGGGCGCTTGCCGGCTATGGTGATGCCCTGACCCATTGGTCCGGCCGCCTGAATGCGCGTCCGACCGCCGATGAGCTGATGACGGCGCTCGTCGCGCTCATCGGCGAGACCGAGCAGGCGCAGACCCGAAACCACTTGCTCGAAGAGCAGCTCTCGGCCTCCGCCGCCTACATCGCCAAGCTGCACAAGGATCTCGTCGATACGCAGCGCGCGGCGGCGACCGATGCGCTGACGGGGCTTGCCAACCGCAAGGCCTTCGACGGGTTCCTGCGCGACTCGATCGCCCGGACCCGGATCGATTCCGGCAGCACCTTCTCCCTGCTCATGCTCGACATCGACCACTTCAAGGGTCTCAACGACCGGCACGGCCACCGCTTCGGTGATCAGGTGCTGCGCCTCGTCGGACGGTTGCTCAGCGCGAAGACGACGGATCGCGACCTCGCCGCGCGCTACGGCGGCGAGGAATTCGCGATCGTGCTCGGCGAGGCCGACATCGGTGCCGGCGTCGCGCTCGCCCAAGAGATCTGCAGCCGGCTGCGGGGCCAGCGGCTGGTCAAGCGCGGCACCGGCGATGTCCTGGCACAGGTCACGATCTCGGCCGGCGTCGCACAGTACCGGCCGGGCGAGGCCGCCCGCGATGTGATCGAGCGGGCCGACCGCGCGCTCTACGAGGCCAAGCGGACCGGCCGCGACCGCGTCTGCCCGACGCCGCGGGCTGCGGTCACGTGAGGTCTCGCGGCAATCAGAGCATCGTCCTGGATATCGGATCCGGGGCCGATGCTCGAGCCTTCTGACTTTGCATCGTCTCTTTCCGAAAGCCGGGGACCACCTTTCGGGACGATGCTCTAGCGGAAGTCGGTCGGCGCGAGGCCGTAGCGGGCGATCTTGTCGTAGAGGGTTTTTCGCGGGACGCCGAGGGATTCAGCGGCCCCCCGCACGTCGCCGCCGGCCATGATCAGCTCCTCGCGGATCAGGCCGCGCTCGAACCGCTCGACCTGTTCGGACAGGCTGAGAACCGCCGTCGGCGCCGCCTCCGGGGCGGCCTGGCCCGCAAGACCCAGCGCGCAGCGTTCGGCGAAATGATCGAGTTCGCGCACGTTGCCCGGCCAGGAATGGCGCAGGAGGTGGTCGCGCACCGCCGCCGTCACGGGGGGCGCCTCGCGGCCGAACCGGGCGGCGGCGCGGGCCAGGAAGTGCTGGAACAGCAGCAGGATGTCTTCCCGCCGCTCCCGCAGGGGTGGGATCACGACCGTCACCACGTTGAGCCGGTGGAAGAGGTCGTCGCGGAACGTGCCGGCGGCGGCCTCCTGGCCGAGATCGACCTTGGTGGCCGAGACGACCCGCATATCGACCGGCCGCTGCTCGTTAGTGCCCAGCGGCTCGACCACCCGCTCCTGCAGCACCCGCAGCAACTTCACCTGAAGCGCCAGCGGCATGCTCTCGATCTCGTCGAGGAACAGCGTGCCGCCCTGCGCGTGCTCGATGCGCCCGACCCGGCGCTTGAGCGCTCCGGTGAAGGCGCCGGCCTCGTGGCCGAAGAGTTCGCTCTCCACCACGCTGTCGGGCAGCGCGCCGCAATTCATCGCGACGAAGTTCTTCGAGGCCCGCCGGCTCCAGCGGTGCAGGGCGTTGGCCACCACCTCCTTGCCGGAGCCCGTCTCGCCGAGGACGAGCACATCGACGTCGGCACCGGCCACGTCGCGGACGAGGCGGCGCAGGCGCACGATCTCCGGCGAGATGCCGAGGAAGGCGGGATCCTCCTCGATCGCCGCGTCGAGCCGGGCGATGAGCCGGCGGTTTTCCAGAATGAGCCGTCGGCGGTCGAGGGCGCGGCGCACCGAACCCATCAACGCTTCGGCCGGGTAGGGCTTGGCGAGGAAGTCGTAGGCGCCCGAGCGCATCGCGGCGACCGCCATCGAGATGTCGCCGTGCCCGGTGATGAGGATCACGGGCAGATCGGGGTCCTCGGCCCGGATTCGCTCGAACAGGGCGCGCCCGTCGAGGCCCGGCAGGCGCACGTCGGTGACGACCACCCCCGGCGGTTCGGCCCGGATCGCCGCGAGCGCGGGCTCGGCCGCTTCGAAGGTTTCGACCCGGAAACCGTCGAGTTCGAGGCTCTGGCGGTTGGCGCGCCGCACATCCTCCTCGTCGTCGATGAAGACGATCCGCTCGGCGGCGCCGTCCGGCTCGTTGCTCATATCGCCTCCAGGCTCCCGACCGGCTTTGCGTTCCGCTTGTGCCCCGCCTCGTCCGCCGGGGCCGGGGCGCGGGTCAACTCCATCCGGAAGGTCGTGCCCTCGACGCCCGAGCGCAGCCCGAGCGTTCCGCCGCACTCCTCGACGATGCCGCGGCAGATCGCCAGACCGAGCCCGAGCCCTTCGGATTTCGTGGTGAAGAACGGATCGAACACCTGCGCCCGCACGGCTTCCGGAATGCCCGGTCCATTATCGGCGACCTCGACGGCAATCCGCGCCTCGCTGGCCTCGACCCGTAGGGTGATCCACGGCTCCGGACGGCCGGTCACGGCATCGAGGGCGTTCTGCAGCAGGTTGACGACGACCTGTTCCAGGCGTGGCCCGTCGCCGAGCACGGCGAGATCAGGCGCAGGCGGCGGCGCATCAAGGGCGATGCCGGCTTGCGCGGCGCGCCAGGAGACGACTTCGAGGCTTCCGCGGACGATGTCGGCGAGGCGCACCGGCTCGCGCCGGCCCGAGGCGCGGCGGGCGAAGCCCTTGAGCTGGCGGGTCAGCGTGCCGATGCGCTCGGTCAGCCGACCGATCGCGGAGACGTTCTCCGCCGCATCCTCGATGCGCCCGCGGCGCACGAGGATCGCGGTGTTGTCGGCATAGGAGCGGATCGCGGCGAGCGGCTGGTTGATCTCGTGAGCCATGCTGGCCGCGAATTGCCCGAGTGCTGCGAGCCGCCCGGCCTGAGCCAGTTCGCGGCCGAGGCGCTCGCGCTCGGCCTCGGCGCGGCGGCGCTCCTCGATTTCCGCGAGAAGCTGCCGGTTGGCCTCGCTGAGCGCGTGCGTGCGTTCGGCCACCCGTGCCTCCAGCTCTTCGCGCCGGGCGGCGGCCTCGGCAAGCCGGGTCCGCATCCGCCGCCGCCGGCCCATCAGCATGGCGAGCCCTGCCCAGGCGAGACTCGTCGTCAGCAGGGCGATCACCCGCCCCTGCGCCCGCTCGCGCTGAACCGCGGCGGCGATCGGGGTCAGGGTGTGGAGGCGCCATTCCGTTCCGGGGATCGGGGCGTCGAGCATCAGCGCCGGCCAAGCGGGCTTGGCGCCGCTGCCGACCCGCACGAGGTCACCTGCATCCGAGGCCGCGTAGAGCGGCAGAGGCGAGAGCGGCGCCTCGCCGAACTCGAGTGCTTCGCGGATGCGCTTGCGCTCCGCCTCATCGACGGTGCGCAGCGCCTTGAAGCGCCAGCTCGACTCGCTCGCCACCAGCACGATGCCGCGGGCATCGGTGACGAACACGCTCTCGCGGCTCGCACGCCACGCCGCCTCGATCGCGTCGAACTCGATTTTGACGACGACG contains:
- the gatB gene encoding Asp-tRNA(Asn)/Glu-tRNA(Gln) amidotransferase subunit GatB — encoded protein: MTERVDPKKLIKGGLHDWEVVIGMEIHAQVTSRSKLFSGASTAFGGEPNDHVSLVDAAMPGMLPVINEECVAQAVRTGLGLKAKINHRSVFDRKNYFYPDLPQGYQISQYKDPIVGEGEVLVDLPEGESITVGVERLHLEQDAGKSLHDQDPTKSFVDLNRSGVALMEIVSRPDLRSSEEARAYVTKLRTILRYLGTCDGDMEKGNLRADVNVSVRRPGEPLGTRCEIKNVNSIRFIGQAIETEARRQIAILEDGGKIDQETRLYDPAKGETRSMRSKEEAHDYRYFPDPDLLPLEFDQAYVDALASGLPELPDAKKARFIKDFGLSAYDAGVLVAERASADYFEAVARGRDGKAAANWVINELFGRLNKEGRSIEETPVSAEQLGGIVDLIGDGVISGKIAKDLFEIVWSEGGDPREIVETRGMKQVTDTGAIEAAVDAIIAANPDKVEQAKAKPTLLGWFVGQTMKATGGKANPAAVNALLKDKLGIE
- a CDS encoding bifunctional diguanylate cyclase/phosphodiesterase gives rise to the protein MRRVPGATGLESHLEALCRSAAEFFAVPMAAIALVDEDRFRFRARYGVEDDGIDREGAFCNHTIRRQRGDALVVPDLIRDERFVRSPLVVGAPHARFYAGLAITSEAGRPIGTMCLMDRVPRHDFSPDQVRILQELALVAEAHLRLDEARLASEAEAAERWQAEARLVEWEARLRVTEAAHAMAERIAAFGHWRIDVAGRTIAWSEGIARIFGRNAGLATLPLETHFGFYHPDDLVRVRASIDAALAGRGRSSSGGYEHRSRLLRPDGEVRVVAVHGLGEHDESGRLVSIFGVCLDVTELVHSEQRLRQTGEAMRATLEAMDQGLVMIGPDDRVQVHNQRARDLLDLSDEVLHEGASFEMVRRHFAQRGEFRTAPPETREWLERGAPPSGIQSYEGTRPNGTILETRLAPMASGGLVCTYTDLTERRQGEAALRSAETDYQSLFQNAVIGVYRARLDGGIVQANRALARLHGYDGGLAPAEGFNHDWYVEPGRHAAFLKSLETEGHVEDFVSEVRRHVGGERIWVAETAWVVRDAEGKPVWFEGTVADATERKRAQALIEHMARYDALTGLPNRRLFQETLSREIDGARRDGGWVAVLCCDLDRFKAVNDTFGHPAGDALLRVVAGRLRGALRDDDVVARLGGDEFAIILPGRGEPRRIAAVTRRLTQAAGRPVDLGGPAATVGISIGVAVWPKHGDSADTLFKNADIALYRAKDSGRNTFRFYESGMDLAVATRNLLEIDMRESIRSGGFALHYQPIFALADGAAQGFEALLRWDHPVRGPVSPGTFIPLAEETGLITQLGAWALHEACREAASWPGDLRVAVNVSAVQFRKPGLEQSVVRALAASGLRADRLELEITESVLIQDAEAVIGCLHRLRAMGVRIALDDFGTGYSSLSYLCRFPFDKIKIDRSFVRDIDEPVAAAVVRAVVGLGERLGMAITAEGVETQKQLARVRRKGCTEVQGFLLGRPLPAAEAMILVAEWAAA
- a CDS encoding GGDEF domain-containing protein → MPGQMQQADPDLDRALAPAHRAWEALREHALPPSPRNYELLHVFFTGANPPLSERLAPCLAPGGTLTEEQASALYDTCIAATASEASVLDGAGRLAEAAGALAERVAGSRRALAGYGDALTHWSGRLNARPTADELMTALVALIGETEQAQTRNHLLEEQLSASAAYIAKLHKDLVDTQRAAATDALTGLANRKAFDGFLRDSIARTRIDSGSTFSLLMLDIDHFKGLNDRHGHRFGDQVLRLVGRLLSAKTTDRDLAARYGGEEFAIVLGEADIGAGVALAQEICSRLRGQRLVKRGTGDVLAQVTISAGVAQYRPGEAARDVIERADRALYEAKRTGRDRVCPTPRAAVT
- a CDS encoding sigma-54-dependent transcriptional regulator yields the protein MSNEPDGAAERIVFIDDEEDVRRANRQSLELDGFRVETFEAAEPALAAIRAEPPGVVVTDVRLPGLDGRALFERIRAEDPDLPVILITGHGDISMAVAAMRSGAYDFLAKPYPAEALMGSVRRALDRRRLILENRRLIARLDAAIEEDPAFLGISPEIVRLRRLVRDVAGADVDVLVLGETGSGKEVVANALHRWSRRASKNFVAMNCGALPDSVVESELFGHEAGAFTGALKRRVGRIEHAQGGTLFLDEIESMPLALQVKLLRVLQERVVEPLGTNEQRPVDMRVVSATKVDLGQEAAAGTFRDDLFHRLNVVTVVIPPLRERREDILLLFQHFLARAAARFGREAPPVTAAVRDHLLRHSWPGNVRELDHFAERCALGLAGQAAPEAAPTAVLSLSEQVERFERGLIREELIMAGGDVRGAAESLGVPRKTLYDKIARYGLAPTDFR
- a CDS encoding sensor histidine kinase; amino-acid sequence: MIVAAPLSAKDYRRALVVVAGLAALVLAGWLGGRVAERWALADLRRSASSTLGLQVAALRAEMQTQSSLPLALAADPEISRVVEPIPERSLVEGVNDRLAQIAEATGAAVIYVISADGVTVAASNATAEKSFIGRDYGFRPYFKESMATGSGSQFALGTVSGRPGYYLARRLPRAAGVVVVKIEFDAIEAAWRASRESVFVTDARGIVLVASESSWRFKALRTVDEAERKRIREALEFGEAPLSPLPLYAASDAGDLVRVGSGAKPAWPALMLDAPIPGTEWRLHTLTPIAAAVQRERAQGRVIALLTTSLAWAGLAMLMGRRRRMRTRLAEAAARREELEARVAERTHALSEANRQLLAEIEERRRAEAERERLGRELAQAGRLAALGQFAASMAHEINQPLAAIRSYADNTAILVRRGRIEDAAENVSAIGRLTERIGTLTRQLKGFARRASGRREPVRLADIVRGSLEVVSWRAAQAGIALDAPPPAPDLAVLGDGPRLEQVVVNLLQNALDAVTGRPEPWITLRVEASEARIAVEVADNGPGIPEAVRAQVFDPFFTTKSEGLGLGLAICRGIVEECGGTLGLRSGVEGTTFRMELTRAPAPADEAGHKRNAKPVGSLEAI